A window from Toxoplasma gondii ME49 chromosome IX, whole genome shotgun sequence encodes these proteins:
- a CDS encoding tetratricopeptide repeat-containing protein (encoded by transcript TGME49_305200) encodes MERDDASSFSFFSPSLQTASSSSHSSFFSSSSSSSQSRPFPSFSACPGSHLFVSPSAPALHARMRDPSNSRQDSTGETLFEGDTGGGDNVFTEVRVGGDAVLRGDSLLSRLAVSSSSCGLRPSAGASDGRLSSPFRSQAWQIRDTLSAFSANEKQSVSQGSIFPRRNSRPRRHPLSRRSPLHRPHSFPSSPAPTASFCSSLSSLLASLQPRRRLQAPPCTLHGVRRQQKRNFSLGLEDENSQPLSSTGKTPRPESPAAKPSSSFSSSLSSSSSSSPLSSSSSLSSSPSGLSSSSSVPVWGSGAVEVYRQLRARCRAPAQCRSQLFASSSGSSRRRLSGELSSSRDIVSVQEATSTAAKSGEVRRQPLALLCGDCSSLAASEEDFATMPLFQQEVMNDLLLLLPLAPPSSSVSSESSFSQIVGERLVARLLVSSEEELPRDGTARPEENAQKVASSSASPKSSPASVDSPLCVPACQLPVLPKTSEVKEGVSFFLGDAAFRQASWGLLHRGLWREVQRVLHCPAPSDLSLCLGTAMLRSGRLQEALEFLTCEIPFEDLPSHIAAPLHLLLAEVYDELGATSHGTEALCAACDFLPTGACSENLSFSPFSGEKERLRAFPSQTRNTEDLSFAIPGALSRLIGHARIPPEEEERVLSRLMAALSHAHRWWIHFFWTRRAGRREPRGQQDPPGYCSAPPDDRLANYCSPSSSPVSSSSSFSSFSSLLNSSPPWKLEPSSLVSTPDAVETLRVCRLLLSALSSSPSPPSVPSALLLSLGNARWQAHCSFCGFDFDIANSLSDFVLTADATDVDALATKASSLYQLGAARAPELEDFARRLRRLQGNTAISAFVTGKAALLGAAGDPEELRKAATFFSEALSLLCRHQVSAPSPLFSETGDRGKHPSKPSSSLSSSSTFPSLGSSLLPTQRRSLAFRCFEALAQTHADLGEPRVAIQYLLRAARLQPGNHRVYLHLGMQELEESESTPEPSLRTQMLARAEMFLTQALEMQPKDPFVYNELARLHAARNRLDCSVWYLERAVLCSVRTAASPALFLSNLGLAYLRTHAFRKAERTFRAALGAHLRLRPASAFLNPLCESLPQVFSPESSEERESCAPRGRVAFSEIGRTEARRAGETGDNSADAADSTGDPERGACLRTRRGETRNNECSSPGAKEEETRGRGDREDREGGRERREGVDFVPDSPLVRGAGEETEEENDEDGGFRLREVDERTAPENPFFSGDREETESEKKNRIFLHNLWLGLGVALYVQGNPICVGPLERALRLSGSCSGKSQATSKEDSASLTFLLYTAAIEDAPLLFPSLSPRPPLSLASKSFSTFLATCGGEQRATRARRSATEAGKDRQIQRRTAHRDEREDREEREAGANLVGKKRRVEGEARRRRKEVNELLDDVLEVFRKREKEREAHMAGEPDTESAEHFSFFFLEEARRTQATCCWQA; translated from the exons ATGGAGCGTGACGacgcctcttccttttccttcttttctccgtctctgcagacggcgtcttcttcctctcactcgtccttcttttcttcttcctcttcgtcctcacaatcgcgtccttttccttccttctcggcttGTCCGGGATCTcacctcttcgtctctccgtctgcgccGGCTCTCCACGCACGAATGCGAGACCCCTCGAATTCGCGCCAAGATTCAACAGGCGAGACCCTcttcgaaggagacactggTGGAGGGGACAACGTTTTCACAGAAGTTCGCGTTGGAGGAGACGCCGTTttgagaggagacagtctcctttctcgccttgctgtctcctcctcttcgtgtgGTCTGCGCCCGAGCGCTGGGGCTTCAGACGGccgtctttcctcgccgtTTCGCTCGCAGGCTTGGCAGATCAGAGAcactctctctgcgttttctgcgaaCGAAAAGCAGTCCGTTTCTCAAGGCAGCATCTTCCCCCGACGCAACTCCCGGCCGCGGAGACACCCTCTATCTCGCCGAAGTCCACTGCACCGTCCCCACAGCTTTCCATCCTCTCCAGCTCCGACAGCCtcgttctgctcttctctctcgtctctcctggcCTCACTGCAGCCGCGCCGGCGGCTGCAGGCCCCGCCGTGCACCCTGCATGGCGTTCGCAGGCAACAAAAGAGGAATTTTTCTCTCGGACTCGAGGATGAAAACTCGCAACCGCTTTCTTCAACAGGCAAGACACCTCGGCCAGAATCACCGGCAGCGAAgccgtcttcctccttttcgtcttctctctcttcttcttcttcttcttctcctctttcgtcatcttcttctctttcttcttcaccgtctggtctctcttcttcttcttctgtgcccGTGTGGGGCAGCGGCGCAGTTGAGGTGTATAGACAGCTGCGAGCGCGATGCCGGGCGCCTGCGCAGTGTCGGTCTCAGttgttcgcttcttcctccgggAGTTCGCGGCGCAGGCTCTCGGGAGAGCTTtccagcagcagagacatTGTCTCCGTTCAGGAGGCAACAAGcacagcagcgaagagcggAGAAGTACGACGACAGCCTCTCGCTTTGTTGTGCGGAgactgctcttctctcgcagccTCCGAGGAAGACTTCGCGACCATGCCGCTCTTCCAGCAAGAAGTGATGAACgacttgcttcttcttcttcctctcgctcctccttcttcctcggtttCGTCggagtcttctttctctcagaTCGTGGGCGAGCGCCTGGTGGCGAGGCTGCTGGTCtcgtctgaagaagaactgcCCCGTGACGGCACGGCGAGACCAGAGGAGAACGCGCAGAAggtcgcgtcttcctctgcctctccaaaatcctctcctgcttccgTTGATTCACCTTTGTGTGTGCCCGCTTGCCAGCTTCCCGTTCTTCCGAAGACTTCAGAGGTCAAGGagggcgtctccttctttctaGGCGACGCTGCCTTCCGACAGGCCTCTTGGGGGCTCCTCCACAGAGGCCTCTGGCGAGAGGTGCAGCGAGTCCTGCACTGTCCAGCGCCTTccgatctctctctctgtctcggaaCCGCGATG cTACGCTCGGGTCGCCTGCAAGAAGCTCTGGAGTTTCTGACTTGTGAAATTCCGTTTGAAGACCTCCCTTCTCAT ATTGCGGCTCCGTTGCACCTTTTGCTGGCCGAGGTGTACGACGAGCTGGGCGCGACTTCGCATGGCACCGAGGCGCTCTGCGCGGCCTGCGACTTTCTGCCAACTGGCGCGTGCAGTGAAAacctctctttctcaccCTTCTCTGGCGAAAAAGAACGTCTCCGGGCGTTTCcttcgcagacgagaaacacagaagatcTCTCGTTTGCCATCCCTGGAGCACTTTCGCGACTCATTGGACACGCGAGAATTCCTCCTGAAGAAG AGGAACGCGTTTTGTCTCGGTTGATGGCTGCCCTCTCTCACGCACATCGCTGGTGGAT ACATTTTTTCTGGACGAGACGCGCCGGCCGACGGGAGCCTCGAGGACAGCAGGACCCTCCGGGGTATTGCAGTGCA CCACCGGACGACAGACTCGCGAATTactgctctccttcctcttctccggtctcttcgtcttcctccttttcttctttctcttcccttttgAATTCTTCGCCGCCGTGGAAATTAgagccttcttcgctggtcTCGACTCCCGACGCTGTGGAGACTTTGCGCGTTTGTcgactgcttctctccgccctctcttcttctccttctcctccttccgttccttctgctcttcttctctcgct AGGGAACGCAAGATGGCAGGCGCATTGCTCGTTTTGCGGATTCGACTTTGACATCGCCAACTCTCTGTCTGACTT CGTCCTGACTGCCGATGCCACAGACGTCGACGCTCTCGCCACcaaggcttcttctctctatcAACTCGGCG caGCGAGGGCACCCGAGCTCGAAGACTTTGCCAGGCGTCTTCGACGATTGCAGGGAAACACTGCCATTTCAGCTTTCGTG ACTGGAAAGGCCGCCCTCCTCGGAGCTGCAGGCGACCCTGAAGAACTCCGAAAAGCTGcgacttttttctc cgaggctctctccctcctttgTCGGCACCAGGTatctgcgccttctcccctcttctcggAAACCGGCGACCGCGGAAAACACCCCTCAaagccttcttcctctttgtcttcttcttctacgtttccttctcttggtTCCTCGCTGCTGCCGACGCAAAGacgctctctcgccttccggTGCTTCGAGGCCCTCgcgcaaacgcatgcagatctcGGCGAACCTCGGGTGGCCATCCAGTACCTCCTCCGTGCGGCGCGACTTCAGCCAGG AAACCACCGGGTGTACCTACACCTTGGGATGCAGGAGttggaggagagcgagagcacGCCAGAGCCTTCGCTGCGCACTCAGATGCTCGCGCGAGCAGAGATGTTTCTCACACAGGCCCT GGAGATGCAGCCGAAGGATCCCTTCGTGTACAACGAACTCGCtagactgcatgcagctcgaAATCG ACTGGACTGCAGCGTGTGGTACTTGGAGAGAGCCGTGCTGTGCAGTGTACGGACAGCTGCGTCGCCGGCGTTGTTTCTGTCGAACCTCGGACTGGCGTATCTCcggacgcatgcgtttcggAAGGCGGAACGAACGTTTCGAGCAGCTCTTGGCGCGCACCTGCGCTTGCGTCCTGCCTCGGCTTTCCTCAATCCTCTGTGCGAATCTTTGCCCCAGGTTTTCTCTCcggagagcagcgaagagcgagagtcCTGTGCGCCGCGAGGCCGAGTCGCGTTCAGCGAGATAGGTCGAACGGAGGCTCGGcgagcaggagagacgggagacaaCTCGGCGGATGCCGCAGACTCCACAGGAGACCCGGAGAGAGGAGCCTGTCTCCGAACtcgcagaggcgagacgagaaacaaCGAATGCAGCTCCCCAGgagcaaaggaagaagagacaagaggccGAGGAGATAGGGAAGATagggagggagggagagagagaagagagggcgTCGACTTTGTTCCGGATTCACCACTGGTGCGTGgcgcgggagaggagacagaggaagaaaacgacgaagatGGGGGGTTTCGATTGCGAGAGGTCGACGAGCGAACTGCTCCAGAGaatccgtttttttctggggatcgagaagaaaccgagagcgagaagaaaaaccgaATCTTCCTCCACAACCTCTGGCTCGGACTAGGCGTCGCTCTCTACGTTCAGGGGAACCCGATATGCGTCGGACCTCTGGAGAgg gcgctgcgtctctctggaaGCTGCAGTGGCAAATCGCAAGCGACCTCGAAGGAGGACTCGGCCTCTTTGACGTTTCTTTTGTACACGGCTGCGATCGAGGATGCCCCCctgctctttccttctctctctcctcgtcctcccctgtctctggCCTCCAAGAGCTTCTCTACATTTCTTGCCACCTGTGGAGGCGAACAACGCGCGACCCGCGCAAGGCGATCGGCGACGGAAGCCGGAAAAGACAGGCAAATCCAGCGACGGACAGcgcacagagacgagagagaagacagagaagagagagaagcaggagcgAATTTAGTGGGGAAAAAAAGGCGAGTTgaaggagaggcgcggcgacgcagaaaagaggtGAACGAGTTGTTGGATGACGTTTTAGAAGTCTTTCGAAAGCgtgagaaagagcgagaggctcACATGGCAGGAGAACCAGACACAGAGAGTGCGGAACATttcagttttttctttttggaGGAAGCGCGTAGAACGCAAGCGACGTGCTGTTGGCAGGCTTAA
- a CDS encoding C-Myc-binding family protein (encoded by transcript TGME49_305220), with the protein MADPVELQKQEFKKYLEDQGVLQQLSRVLVGLYEEPDRPLNALDYIKKYLGAPTGADIDALRSEVDSLKKENAGLKARVEQLQQEVDTLRQDLEA; encoded by the exons ATGGCGGATCCCGTGGAACTTCAGAAACAGGAATTCAAGAAGTACCTCGAAGATCAAGGCGTGCTTCAGCAGCTTTCCCGTGTTCTTGTCGGGTTATACGAGGAACCTGATCGGCCTCTGAACGCTCTCGATTATATCAAAAAGTACTTGGGCGCTCCGACTG gAGCAGACATCGACGCTCTGCGTTCCGAGGTCGACAgtctgaaaaaagaaaatgcAGGTCTCAAAGCCCGGGTGGAGCAACTCCAACAAGAGGTCGACACTCTCCGACAAGATCTCGAAGCCTGA
- a CDS encoding hypothetical protein (encoded by transcript TGME49_305230), whose translation MCLDGSEDEEGMWKRGEKRREMRDGDAETAEEGLEIRETAFGLEQRAVYRHLDRRHEEIDDSVFLPSAFDLSCRRLPQGSLFYSPLRTTVSSSHHRHLERTARGKSCRKGTQVEADAGEQEEGEQREEEGEDGEEERGEWSERSARSSHLVDHCGETAMVSLLIVGDQNAGKSTFLHAFCRDRLGARFLQLTSFLPFLQASFSNARLIFLREQDFQEKGQPRRKQETANEDSRRSDVLPEERKPSQNNCTQPDPFSSSSPSSSSSPPLSSSSLEPPASALLSVCRDEQPFLDSDVARALVLFTLEDFLFFCSEFSVPFTVSSPSPSSISPSPSSSGSLLFSASTRYVALHLLELGGDHLDRLLHFFAALRSSEDAELPPTSRDDEEPALDAARQLLREEKTFFKRVFNNAAEGLFGDHRLLRLSATKERERADEETGEREDKEEKEEKEEKEEKEEKEGEQRGENGDEEDRNAQELLRLLRRSAELVGDAEQIVYFVNCRCLFPRLDSRKKEEGHEAGPPSTEASRDRDDAAGKTSGETTGKSSLPSSRPSSQARHGADSCFSSCSRSSLSSFGLLSVEGFASLLRKLHALATVQSLSREDSFLSSPSASVPRQGLVFACSRLPDSSDRNSVPPRRASPLPSSSHASSPSCSSSPSCSSLSSSSPWFRENFRRALKAVRCVSRAPEGSASGRRNEGDSEAERKGGREEREGREEEDDDDELYAEFERIVESVKRKGISWLEGGEASMHGGDNGEGDAARRRREEEARRKEEESWRPFEEDETTGEVWVRARKEEEQRLYHHPVFLFLSAFFSFLWFRRQLNDRPSLSTRRRMQRCSCNYSLTCVSRFHLRGVFPLRLLTEEQTPCLSSPSLPSPLPSPPLSPPSSYSSLAPVSTVSGSAASSVHPPFSVASLVRFLVCLLQCFCQETASSVFSRQVGKRQQLPGLPPSALSPSKGERGGAGENEGTAADPRPEEGEEKDAESKNGEDKRGDEEGGRDEQEGREGDREDAGLRQDACRATALTGPALTGELGRLTLLAFLRVAEQLRRGARPYSTPTSLSSPSSSLPHSVVDLWISGVDVAEALEEDHDYHGSRCEKASEEGEEDFLPPRTVLNAFPLLARGLVGISAASPFSPLSEPFPPVALELRWAAEAEREEEREEREAGEGGRGEPGQAIVACTGDPKERKRRMRSLLVVPLRRTLSFSLGSSSSSSSCTPLSEGSFLAIRMPFHSDFFRLLLARLRRNARCGPLPPRFWTGWGEAASLGSGRQGTATRQESGSRKDERLRKTEKTPRSAGRERHGKRDEKDGGRDLLETRQGQESRDEARGPDTSREGAEEEAKGEMDRGEGTKERSDTEEKCEKEERTEGGELGEKKTKELPEMLHWNGDDALIRRAVGAAVQKQIRQLGSRLSSLFEKRSEEKKTELLQQLDTGKGLTQERRSGVRSREREGNAETEKEKQGEEKEKGEEEKGVKGEERGRVISSLVHSICDEAHILMQLVGDLALLGSFHGTNEREVGETDHQASEAETKEEQGVEEEREERKERKEREGKSVSWTVERWRPCVEADGGWKKVVFFLSSPQAREARERSEEGIPRGDRERPSTWIHGLDALLKEMVQGTERSRESGGKRSSRLSCRFARSGNNHGGDAATESSANEDSRKVKEDNCHERQERRREENGAADDGGRENGEGDRGGERKKGDAEKRGKGEGERGECLTLLLRELWEKEGLRVYSCGCQPIEGYSEARERKGG comes from the coding sequence aTGTGTTTGGACGgaagcgaggacgaagaggggatgtggaaaagaggagagaaaagacgcgaaaTGCGCgatggagacgcagagacagctgaggaAGGATTGGAGATTCGAGAAACAGCCTTCGGCCTAGAGCAGCGcgcggtgtacagacacttgGACCGGCGGCACGAAGAAATCGACGactctgttttccttccttctgcctTCGACCTCTCCTGTCGCCGCCTGCCCCAGGGGTCGCTCTTTTACAGTCCTCTTCGAAcgactgtctcttcctcgcacCACAGACATCTGGAgaggacagcgagaggcAAGAGCTGCAGGAAAGGCACACAGGTGGAGGCAGACGccggagaacaagaagaaggagaacagagagaagaagaaggagaagatggagaagaagagagaggggagtgGAGCGAGAGATCAGCGAGGTCTTCGCATTTGGTGGACCACTGCGGGGAGACAGCGATGGTGAGTTTGTTGATTGTGGGCGACCAAAATGCAGGGAAGAGcacttttctgcatgcgttttgcCGAGACCGTCTCGGCGCTCGCTTCCTCCAGCTCACGtctttcctccccttccttcAAGCTTCCTTTTCGAACGCGCGTCTCATTTTCCTGAGAGAACAGGACTTCCAAGAAAAAGGACAGCCGcgaaggaaacaagagacCGCGAACGAAGACAGCCGACGCAGCGATGTGCTTcctgaggagagaaaaccatCGCAGAACAACTGCACTCAACCTGATCCcttcagttcttcttctccgtcttcttcatcttcgccGCCTttatcttcctcttcgctcgagCCTCCCGCCTCTGCTTTGTTGTCTGTTTGTCGAGATGAACAGCCTTTCTTGGACAGCGACGTCGCGCGtgctctcgttctcttcactTTGGAGgacttcctgttcttctgctccgAGTTTTCAGTTCCATTCACTGTTTCCTccccgtctccctcttcgatttctccttcgccttcttcttccgggtctctgctcttctcggcGTCGACGCGATACGTCGCGCTGCATCTGCTGGAGCTAGGAGGAGACCACTTGGATCGCCTGCTTCACTTTTTTGCGGCTCTCCGGAGCTCAGAAGACGCGGAGCTCCCTCCGACATCAAGGGACGACGAAGAGCCAGCACTCGACGCCGCTAGACAGCtgctgagagaagaaaaaacgtttTTCAAAAGAGTCTTCAACAACGCGGCAGAGGGGCTCTTCGGAGACCACCGCCTGCTCCGCCTGTCAGCGAcgaaagaacgagaacgagcagacgaagagacgggGGAAAGGgaggacaaggaagaaaaggaagaaaaggaagaaaaggaagaaaaggaggaaaaggaaggagaacagaggggagaaaacggagacgaagaagaccgcAATGCGCAAGAGCTTCTTCGACTGCTGCGTAGATCCGCGGAGCTGGTTGGAGATGCCGAGCAGATTGTCTACTTTGTCAATTGCCGGTGTTTGTTTCCTCGGCTCGATTcacgaaagaaagaggagggacATGAAGCAGGTCCGCCGAGCACAGAGGCTTCAAGAGACAGGGACGACGCAGCCGGCAAAACGTCTGGAGAAACGACCGGAAAAAGCAGCCTGCCGTCTTCTCGGCCTTCGTCTCAAGCTCGTCACGGTGCCgattcttgtttctcttcctgttctcgttcttccctttcttcctttggGCTGTTGAGTGTCGAGGGATTCGCGTCGCTGCTGCGGAAGCTGCATGCTCTGGCGACTGTTCAGAGTCTCTCGCGAGAGgattcgtttctctcttcgccgtcggcctctgttcctcgtcaaggcctcgtcttcgcatgcagtcggcTGCCAGACTCTAGCGACCGGAACAGTGTCCCACCTCGTCGTgcgtctccccttccttcttcctctcatgcttcctcgccttcttgttcttcctcgccttcttgttcttctctctcttcttcttcgccgtggTTCCGCGAGAATTTCCGGAGGGCACTGAAGGCCGtgcgctgcgtctctcgcgcgccAGAAGGCTCCGCCAGTGGGCGTCGAaatgaaggagacagcgaagcagaaaggaaaggaggacgagaagaacgagaaggacgagaagaagaagatgatgaTGATGAGTTGTATGCGGAATTCGAGAGGATCGTGGAGAGCGTAAAACGGAAGGGCATCTCTTGGCtggaaggtggagaagctTCAATGCACGGCGGAGACAACGGTGAAGGGGACGCagcgcgaagacgaagagaagaagaagcaaggaggaaagaagaagagtcgtGGAGGCCAtttgaagaagacgagacaacCGGAGAGGTGTGGGTtcgcgcgagaaaagaagaggaacagcgTCTGTATCACCACCcggtctttctctttctttccgcgttcttctccttcctttggTTTCGTCGACAGCTGAACGatcgtccgtctctctccacccgtcggcgcatgcaaaggTGCTCATGCAACTATTCTCTCACCTGTGTATCGCGTTTCCACCTGCGTGGAGTCTTCcctcttcgacttctcacagaagaacagacaccctgtctctcttctccttctcttccttctcctctaccttctcctcctttgtctcctccttcttcctaTTCTTCTTTAGCTCCTGTCTCTACTGTTTCTGGATCTGCTGCGTCGTCGGTCCAtcctcccttttctgtggCGAGTCTGGTGAGATttctcgtgtgtcttcttcagtgCTTTTGTCAGGAAACAGcttcctctgtgttttcgCGTCAAGTCGGCAAGAGGCAGCAATTGCCAGGACTCCCTCcgtctgctctgtctccgtcaaagggagaaaggggaggcgcgggagagaacgaaggaacgGCAGCAGACCCAAGACccgaggaaggggaagaaaaagacgcggaaagcaaaaacggagaggacaAGAGAGGTGATGAAGAGGGAGGTAGAGATGAacaggaagggagagagggagacagagaggacgcaggGCTCCGTCAGGACGCCTGTCGAGCTACTGCGTTGACTGGTCCTGCGTTGACTGGCGAGCTGGGGAGGCTGACgctcctcgcttttctccgagTAGCTGAACAACTGAGAAGAGGAGCTAGACCTTACTCAACACcgacttctctttcttctccctcttcttctctcccccacTCTGTGGTGGATTTATGGATCTCGGGGGTCGACGTCGCGGAGGCTCTAGAAGAGGACCACGACTACCACGGCTCGAGATGTGAGAaagcaagcgaagaaggagaagaagacttccTTCCCCCCCGAACAGTTTTAAacgcttttcctcttcttgcacGGGGCCTCGTCGGAATCTCCGCTGCCTCGCCGTTCTCCCCTCTGTCGGAACCTTTCCCTCCCGTTGCTCTCGAGCTGCGGTGGGcagcagaagcggagagagaagaagagagagaagagagagaagcaggagagggaggaagaggggagCCAGGACAAGCAATTGTGGCCTGCACTGGAGATCCtaaggagaggaaaaggagaatgCGGTCCTTGCTGGTTGTGCCTCTGCGGCGCACACTGTCTTTCTCGCTAggttcgtcttcctcttcttcttcgtgtaCGCCTCTGTCTGAAGGGTCGTTCTTGGCTATTCGGATGCCCTTCCACTCGgatttctttcgtcttcttctcgctcgtctccGACGCAACGCTCGCTGCGgtcctctgcctccgcgcTTTTGGACGGGATGGGGAGAGGCTGCTTCGCTTGGCTCTGGAAGACAGGGAACAGCGACAAGGCAAGAGtcaggaagcagaaaagatGAAAGACTtagaaaaacggagaaaacacCGCGgtctgcagggagagaaagacacgggaagcgagacgaaaaggacgGCGGGAGAGACCTTCTGGAAACGAGACAGGGACAGGAAAGCCGTGACGAAGCACGAGGACCCGAcacaagcagagaaggagcagaggaagaagcaaagggGGAGATGGATCGAGGGGAAGGAACGAAAGAACGAAgtgacacagaagaaaaatgtgaaaaggaagaaaggacagagggtggagagcttggggaaaagaagacgaaagaatTACCGGAAATGCTGCACTGGAATGGAGACGATGCTTTGATCAGGCGCGCTGTCGGAGCTGCTGTGCAGAAGCAAATTCGTCAGCTTGGctcgcgtctttcctctttgtttgaaaaacgaagtgaagagaaaaaaacagaactTCTTCAGCAACTGGACACAGGCAAAGGCCTTACTCAGGAACGTCGCTCTGGCGttcgaagcagagaaagagaggggaacgcagagacagaaaaggaaaagcagggagaagaaaaggagaaaggagaggaagagaaaggagtgaagggagaagaaagaggcagagtcatttcttctcttgtgcACAGCATTTGCGATGAAGCACACATCCTCATGCAGCTTGTAGGGGatctcgcgcttctcgggAGCTTTCACGGTACAAACGAACGAGAGGTCGGAGAAACTGACCACCAGGCAAGCGAagcggaaacgaaggaagaacaaggagtagaagaagaaagagaagaaagaaaagaaagaaaagaaagagaagggaagtcaGTATCGTGGACAGTCGAGCGGTGGAGGCCGTGTGTGGAGGCGGACGGGGGCTGGAAGAAAGTTGTGTTTTTCCTGTCGTCTCCGCAAGCgcgagaggcaagagagagaagcgaggaagggataccgagaggagaccgagaaagACCCTCCACGTGGATCCACGGACTGGATGCGCTGTTGAAAGAAATGGTGCAAGGAACGGAACGAAGCAGGGAGAGTGGCGGAAAGAGGagttctcgtctttcctgcAGATTTGCGCGAAGCGGCAACAACCacggcggagacgcagcgacggagagcagCGCAAACGAAGACTCTCGGAAGGTCAAGGAAGACAACTGTCACGAACggcaggaaagaaggagagaagagaacggagcagcagacgatggaggaagagagaacggagaaggagacaggggaggagaaagaaagaaaggagacgcagaaaagagaggaaaaggagaaggagagagaggagagtgTCTAACACTGTTGCTGCGTGAACTGTGGGAGAAAGAAGGTCTGCGAGTTTACTCTTGCGGTTGTCAACCGATCGAAGGATACAGCGAAGCAAGAGAGCGGAAAGGGGGATAG